A genomic region of Colletotrichum destructivum chromosome 1, complete sequence contains the following coding sequences:
- a CDS encoding Putative Type 1 protein exporter, translated as MAGVEKPPLPMRLDNSTSPKANLTCDEYDAFSCFLLDETLCYYPLVLLLVFIVSAATYSIVTAPKEEDEASADAQGPGGKRLPVSKKKKRRGENDPERKRFGAILSPTSRTWLTWISAAVFLTFVSNAIAHFSYVMKELEGAVQGAKDSRSMIVYLIASPNLYLYLLTTLIEWHEAPTIAHFVTWSLALIGELIICICTILEVTNPKAPKTSRVESPQPHISKWAVADIILGVVRIVLMMLLVGIYVAAWFRNPQQMENKFEEQNSSQRAEETTPLLNGHRMSYSSQNGRSVRTSRNGSTVGNTNGTAEGTAVAKDCKEPGFYRPDKAPHKSWWEYVRSYQVFFEYQWPKGSPHLQLLFAICVVLLLTQRAVNVLVPLVVGWLTRELTLQQAPWAALALLIFLRLLQGTGMLLDAFRAILWVPISQNSYRALTSAAFEHVHSLSLDFHLGKRTGEVLSALNKGASINSFLEQATFSVLPMIIDLVFAVCFFCYFFDATYGAIVSCLTFWYLFLTIRMAQTRADQRRTMSNADREEEAVKNDSITSYETVKYFNAEEWEFKRYRNAIQAYQDAEKQVTWGANRMNVIQAFVFMVGFSVVMIFGAYQVTRGDMDVGRFLTLMTFLNQLQTPLNIFGSFYRTIQQAMISGERLLELFKVRPTVVDSPGARPLSECHGNIRWNKVAFNYDPKNKALKDLDFECKPGTTTAFVGESGGGKSTVFRLMFRYYNTSSGSIEIDGQDVKDLTIDSVRRFIGVVPQDTTMFNDTLMYNLRYANQAATDEEVFEACRAASIHDRIMSFPDQYNTKVGERGLKLSGGERQRVAIARTILKNPKIIMLDEATSALDAHTEQQIQDRLGHLGQGRTLLIIAHRLSTITHADQIIVLNNGTIAEKGTHDQLVAANGRYASMWERQVQAERAAEKARAASRKAQKLLRKANIVSKKQTDGHSDGYTSLDSSTILPGSSGNNSKANTTGEDSSSSSSSSDAESIHSVHNDSDHSDHSDRSGSSGRH; from the exons ATGGCTGGTGTCGagaagccgccgctgccgatgCGGCTCGACAACAGCACGAGCCCGAAAGCCAACTTGACCTGCGACGAATACGACGCCTTCTCCTgtttcctcctcgacgaaaCACTTTGCTACTATCCGCTGGTCTTGCTGTTGGTGTtcatcgtctcggccgctACCTACAGCATCGTGACGGCGCccaaagaagaagatgaggcCAGCGCAGACGCTCAGGGCCCGGGCGGCAAACGGCTGCCCGTttcgaagaagaagaagcgccgTGGCGAGAACGACCCCGAACGCAAAAGATTCGGTGCCATTCTGTCCCCGACCTCCAGAACATGGCTCACGTGgatctccgccgccgtgttCCTCACGTTCGTCTCCAATGCCATTGCTCACTTCAGCTATGTAATGAAGGAGCTGGAAGGAGCCGTTCAGGGTGCTAAGGATTCGCGCTCTATGATC GTCTACCTCATTGCATCGCCAAACTTGTATCTCTACCTCCTCACCACGCTCATCGAATGGCACGAAGCCCCGACAATAGCTCACTTCGTCACCTGGTCTCTCGCTCTCATTGGCGAGCTGatcatctgcatctgcaccATTCTCGAGGTCACAAACCCTAAAGCCCCCAAGACGTCTCGGGTCGAGTCACCACAGCCGCACATTTCCAAGTGGGCCGTGGCAGATatcatcctcggcgtcgttCGCATCGTTTTGATGATGCTCCTCGTTGGTATTTATGTCGCGGCTTGGTTCCGAAACCCCCAGCAAATGGAAAACAAGTTCGAGGAACAGAACTCATCGCAACGTGCGGAGGAGACGACGCCTTTGCTTAATGGCCACCGGATGTCGTACAGCAGTCAGAACGGGCGATCGGTTCGAACCTCGCGAAACGGGAGCACTGTCGGCAACACTAATGGCACAGCCGAGGGTACCGCCGTAGCTAAGGACTGCAAAGAACCCGGCTTCTATCGACCCGACAAAGCACCCCATAAGAGCTGGTGGGAGTATGTCCGGAGCTACCAGGTCTTTTTCGAGTACCAATGGCCTAAGGGATCGCCGCACCTGCAGTTACTCTTCGCTATCTGCGTGGTCCTCTTACTCACGCAACGTGCCGTCAACGTCCTCGTCCCACTGGTTGTTGGTTGGCTGACTAGGGAGCTGACTCTCCAACAAGCCCCCTGGGCTgctctcgccctcctcatcttTCTTCGGCTACTGCAGGGGACGGGCATGCTTCTTGATGCGTTCCGTGCCATCCTATGGGTGCCAATTTCACAAAATTCTTATAGAGCTCTAACGTCAGCAGCCTTTGAGCACGTCCACTCCCTCAGCCTGGATTTCCATCTGGGGAAGCGAACCGGAGAAGTCCTCTCTGCCTTGAATAAAGGCGCATCAATTAATTCCTTCCTCGAGCAGGCGACGTTCTCGGTCTTGCCCATGATTATTGATCTTGTCTTCGCCGTTTGCTTCTTTTGCTACTTTTTCGACGCAACCTACGGAGCCATCGTCAGTTGTTTGACATTCTGGTATTTGTTCCTGACCATTCGCATGGCACAAACGAGGGCAGATCAGCGACGAACTATGAGCAACGCCGacagagaggaagaagcagtGAAGAACGACTCGATCACTAGCTACGAGACGGTCAAGTACTTCAACGCCGAGGAATGGGAGTTTAAGCGCTATCGGAACGCGATTCAAGCCTACCAGGACGCCGAAAAGCAGGTCACTTGGGGGGCGAACCGGATGAACGTTATTCAGGCCTTCGTCTTCATGGTCGGATTCAGCGTGGTTATGATTTTCGGGGCTTACCAGGTGACACGTGGCGACATGGATGTCGGCCGTTTCCTGACCCTCATGACGTTTCTCAACCAGTTGCAGACGCCTCTAAACATCTTCGGGTCCTTCTACCGGACCATCCAACAGGCAATGATCTCGGGCGAACGCCTTTTGGAGCTGTTCAAGGTTAGGCCCACCGTGGTTGACTCGCCGGGAGCAAGACCCTTGTCGGAATGCCATGGCAACATCCGGTGGAACAAGGTTGCGTTCAACTACGACCCAAAGAATAAGGCCCTCAAAGATCTTGACTTTGAATGCAAGCCCGGTACCACGACGGCGTTTGTGGGCGAATCCGGCGGTGGCAAGTCGACTGTTTTCCGCCTGATGTTTCGATACTACAACACCTCCTCCGGCAGcatcgagatcgacggcCAGGACGTCAAGGACCTTACTATCGATTCGGTCCGGCGTTTTATTGGAGTTGTTCCGCAGGACACCACCATGTTCAACGATACCCTGATGTATAATCTCAGATACGCCAACCAAGCCGCCACCGACGAAGAAGTATTTGAAGCCTGCCGGGCCGCCAGCATTCACGATCGAATCATGTCCTTCCCGGATCAGTACAACACGAAGGTCGGCGAGCGTGGTCTCAAGCTCAGCGGTGGAGAGCGACAACGGGTCGCGATTGCGCGGACGATTCTCAAGAACCCCAAGATCATCATGCTTGACGAAGCCACGTCGGCTCTCGATGCGCATACCGAGCAGCAGATCCAGGACAGACTGGGGCATCTCGGCCAGGGCCGGACATTGCTCATCATTGC GCACCGACTGTCTACCATCACGCATGCTGACCAGATCATCGTCCTTAACAATGGCACCATCGCTGAGAAGGGCACTCATGATCAACTGGTTGCTGCTAACGGACGGTACGCCTCAATGTGGGAGAGACAAGTGCAGGCAGaacgcgccgccgagaaggcccgTGCTGCAAGTAGGAAGGCACAGAAACTTCTTAGAAAGGCGAACATTGTCTCCAAGAAGCAGACGGACGGGCACTCGGACGGCTACACTAGCCTTGATTCGTCCACGATCCTGCCCGGCAGCTCAGGGAACAACTCAAAGGCCAACACCACCGGAGAGGATTcatccagctcctccagcagctctGATGCAGAGTCCATCCACAGTGTCCACAACGATTCGGACCATTCCGACCATTCCGACCGCTCTGGTAGCTCTGGTCGACATTAG
- a CDS encoding Putative TRAM1-like protein has protein sequence MADSEPFPLLNTSVDQLHSVVDHSLNTSRTTTTTTTTTTTRRRKSSALGQDIRAGDTGPALATYGAIDGPITPTESTKRLSKRRRARGGLSRIRQAMTRHTYLVPALIVAITAALYAVKPNDSNPVHRFIFLSYRLPPDPANPGAPAQYGKGLWDIAFVSFYTVVLTFTREFVMQELLRPLARAAGIRSRGKQARFMEQMYTAIYFGCLGPAGLYVMSKTPVWYYNTRGMYEDFPHMTHEAGFKFYYLFQAAYWAQQAIVLLLGMEKPRKDFKELVGHHIVSLALIGLSYRFHFTYMGLAVYSTHDISDFFLATSKVLNYIDSPIVGPYFFLFMCVWIYLRHFINLKIILSLFTEYTTVGPFELNWATQQYKCTLSQYITLGLLASLQALNLFWLFYIFRIAYRFLRYDIAEDDRSDAEATDVDDETEKRRKQALADDKSNGHASGRSSSAPRARPTNGHTK, from the exons ATGGCCGACTCCGAACCATTCCCTCTTCTCAACACCTCCGTCGACCAATTGCactccgtcgtcgaccatTCCCTCAACACGTCTCgaacaacgacgacgacgacgacgacgacgacaacaagaCGACGAAAGTCCAGCGCACTTGGGCAAGACATCCGCGCCGGCGATACTGGTCCCGCGCTCGCAACCTACGGAGCCATCGACGGCCCCATCACGCCT ACTGAATCTACTAAACGCCTCTCAAAacgccgccgtgctcgcGGCGGCCTATCTCGCATTCGTCAGGCCATGACTAGACACACGTACCTCGTGCCcgccctcatcgtcgccatcaccgccgcccttTATGCTGTCAAGCCCAACGATTCGAATCCCGTACATCGCTTCATATTCCTCTCGTACCGCTTGCCGCCCGACCCTGCCAATCCTGGCGCCCCGGCTCAATATGGCAAAGGTCTCTGGGACATTGCCTTTGTGTCCTTTTACACGGTCGTCCTGACCTTTACTCGCGAATTTGTCATGCAGGAGCTCTTGCGACCATTGGCCCGTGCCGCTGGCATTCGATCCCGGGGCAAGCAGGCTCGCTTCATGGAGCAGATGTACACTGCCATCTACTTTGGATGCCTCGGTCCCGCTGGTTTATACGTAATGAGTAAGACGCCCGTCTGGTATTACAACACGCGTGGCATGTACGAGGACTTTCCGCACATGAcccacgaggccggcttCAAGTTCTACTATCTCTTCCAGGCGGCGTATTGGGCCCAGCAGGCAATCGTCTTGCTGCTGGGTATGGAGAAGCCCCGTAAGGACTTCAAGGAGCTGGTTGGCCATCATATTGTCAGTCTTGCCTTGATCGGCCTCAGCTACCGCTTCCACTTTACGTACATGGGATTGGCAGTATACTCGACACACGACATTAGCGATTTCTTCCTCGCA ACGTCCAAGGTTTTGAACTACATCGACTCGCCCATTGTAGGGCCTTACTTTTTCCTCTTCATGTGTGTCTGGATTTACCTGCGCCATTTCATTAACCTTAAAAtcatcctctccctcttcacGGAGTACACCACTGTCGGACCATTCGAGTTGAACTGGGCCACACAACAGTACAAGTGCACCCTTTCGCAGTACATCACTCTCGGTCTCCTCGCGTCCCTCCAAGCTTTGAACCTCTTTTGGCTGTTCTACATCTTTCGCATTGCGTACCGCTTCCTCCGCTACGATATTGCGGAAGACGACCGCAGCGACGCTGAAGCCACCGACGTTGATGACGAAAccgagaagaggaggaagcaagccttggccgacgacaagagcAATGGCCACGCTTCCGGACGGAGCAGCAGTGCGCCCAGAGCCAGGCCTACCAATGGTCACACGAAATAG
- a CDS encoding Putative protein KTI12/L-seryl-tRNA(Sec) kinase, P-loop containing nucleoside triphosphate hydrolase — protein MPLIIVSGLPTSGKTHRAKQLQAHLAARIASGSAATTTSAPSSSTTSAEGAAASTGGRQPYRLHYISDSTLSIPRDVYDLDPEKVRAHTRSANASEKDARAAVYGAVKRVLSDRDIVILDGLNYIKGWRYQLHCEAKAVRTPSVVLQIGCGVERARGINEERLRRRAEASTTTTTTVTTQAAENAEKPAGSDDDDDDAKTEADGEEQPYEPDNWENLVFRYEEPNPMTRWDSPLFTLIWDDDDAQAARVFDDVWDAVAGTGRKVVKPNQATVQRSRDAGGDYLYVLDRETQDVVRRVLEAQGDGDEGGGEVAVSRGAAGPQGKEEKEKEELVVRLPGRKVGLPQLQRLRRAFVGLNRGGIGLEGVGNFSVERMRESFVGYLNDTFDQEA, from the exons ATGCCG TTAATCATAGTATCCGGCCTCCCGACCTCGGGCAAGACGCACCGCGCGAAACAGCTTCAAGCgcacctcgccgcccgcatcgcctcgggctcggccgCAACCACTACCTCCgccccgtcctcctcgacgacgtccgccGAAGGGGCCGCAGCGAGTACCGGCGGGAGACAGCCCTACAGGTTGCACTACATCTCGGACTCAACCCTCTCCATCCCGCGCGACGTCTATGACCTCGACCCGGAAAAGGTGCGCGCGCACACGCGCTCGGCCAACGCCTCAGAAAAggacgcccgcgccgccgtctacGGCGCCGTCAAGCGCGTGCTCTCGGACCGGGACATAGTCATCCTGGACGGGCTGAACTACATCAAGGGGTGGCGGTACCAGCTGCATtgcgaggccaaggccgtccgGACGCCGAGCGTGGTGTTGCAAATTGGTTGCGGCGTGGAGAGGGCCAGGGGCATCAATGAGGAAAGGTtaaggaggagggcggaAGCCTCTAcaactacgacgacgacagtGACTACGCAGGCGGCAGAGaacgccgagaagcccgcggggagcgacgacgacgacgacgacgcaaaGACGGAGGCGGACGGAGAGGAACAGCCCTACGAGCCGGACAACTGGGAGAACCTTGTGTTCCGGTACGAGGAACCGAACCCGATGACGCGGTGGGACAGCCCGCTCTTCACACTCAtctgggacgacgacgacgcgcaGGCTGCCCGGGTCTTTGACGACGTCTGGGACGCGGTCGCAGGGACGGGGCGCAAGGTCGTGAAGCCCAACCAGGCCACCGTCCAGCGCagccgcgacgccggcggggACTACCTGTACGTGCTCGACCGCGAGACACAGGACGTTGTGAGGCGCGTGCTCGAGGCGCAGGGCGAtggggacgagggcggcggcgaggtcgccgtctCCCGCGGAGCCGCAGGCCCCCAaggaaaggaggagaaggagaaggaggagctggtGGTCAGGCTCCCCGGGCGCAAGGTCGGGCTGCCGCAGCTGCAGAGGCTGAGGAGGGCCTTTGTCGGGCTGAACCGCGGAGGCATCGGGCTTGAGGGCGTGGGCAACTTCAGCGTGGAGAGGATGAGGGAGAGTTTCGTTGGGTACCTCAATGACACGTTTGACCAGGAGGCTTGA